In one window of Bacteriovorax sp. BAL6_X DNA:
- a CDS encoding ABC transporter permease, giving the protein MKLFLKSFFTLFFAITTIFFALRLTPGDPVERLLGPEAKVEEIQKYRAELGLDKGLVEQYFDFAKGIITLDLGMSFFKKESVVTLIKQNLPPTLVLALISILISTPIGIGIGVVSAIKKSQLPDTTIRVITLTLLSFPIFSLAPLLVLVFSIKLGIFPVSQWESVMHMVIPVTTLVLPLSSVIVRVMRNKYLEEESQLWVLVLNAKGLTNSAIIYRLVKICMPTILNVVAIQLSVVLAGTVITETIFDIPGLGSLLFEAINNRDYPLVQGIIAYSTVIYMLVYVLVDYLNEKIDPRIG; this is encoded by the coding sequence ATGAAGTTATTCTTAAAATCATTTTTTACATTATTTTTTGCAATCACAACGATATTTTTTGCCTTGAGACTTACTCCTGGTGATCCAGTGGAAAGATTACTTGGGCCTGAGGCCAAGGTCGAAGAGATTCAAAAGTATCGTGCTGAGCTTGGACTTGATAAGGGACTGGTTGAGCAGTACTTTGATTTTGCAAAAGGAATTATCACTCTTGACCTTGGAATGTCTTTTTTTAAAAAAGAGTCAGTAGTTACTCTAATAAAACAAAATTTGCCACCAACACTTGTATTGGCCTTAATTTCAATTTTAATATCGACTCCAATTGGAATTGGAATCGGTGTTGTTTCTGCTATCAAGAAGTCGCAATTACCAGACACTACCATACGTGTGATTACATTGACCTTGTTGTCATTTCCAATTTTCTCATTGGCGCCGCTGCTTGTTTTAGTTTTCTCAATTAAACTTGGGATTTTTCCAGTTTCTCAGTGGGAATCTGTCATGCACATGGTGATCCCTGTGACGACATTAGTTCTTCCTCTATCATCTGTTATCGTAAGAGTAATGAGGAATAAGTATCTTGAAGAAGAATCCCAATTATGGGTTTTGGTTTTAAATGCAAAAGGACTTACGAATTCGGCCATTATTTATCGTCTTGTTAAAATTTGTATGCCAACTATTTTAAATGTTGTTGCTATTCAACTTTCTGTAGTTCTGGCCGGTACTGTTATTACTGAAACTATTTTTGATATTCCGGGACTTGGCTCTCTTTTATTTGAGGCGATTAATAATCGTGACTACCCACTCGTTCAAGGAATTATCGCTTACTCAACAGTTATATATATGCTTGTTTATGTATTAGTTGATTACTTAAATGAAAAAATTGATCCAAGGATAGGTTAG
- a CDS encoding ABC transporter permease: MRKKKINNEMIFGGVILSIYIVWALLWLFANGFNYTPSSIISHELFAPFSQNYFLGTDINGRSLFKVLSVGLIYTVGISLLISCSACVIGIVIGYLSAIKIKFVSEIMDMFTNLIFIFPSILLAILVMSFSGQSFTGLVLCLIFTSWPGYARIARGETMRVLNLGYVESARAIGVSEFRLFYKSILPSIVPVISIHFVLGISGVIISEASLGFLGLGASEYSWGAILAMAKLVLLEAPHVVIVTSLLMTGLIISLNLFGDGLRDYLDPKLKGKGK; this comes from the coding sequence GTGAGAAAGAAGAAAATAAATAATGAAATGATCTTCGGTGGCGTTATCCTTTCAATTTATATTGTATGGGCCTTGCTTTGGTTGTTTGCGAATGGTTTCAACTATACACCTTCAAGTATTATCTCTCATGAATTGTTTGCTCCTTTTTCGCAGAACTATTTTTTAGGTACGGACATCAATGGAAGGAGTCTATTTAAAGTTCTAAGCGTTGGTCTTATTTATACAGTTGGAATTTCACTCTTAATTAGTTGTAGTGCGTGTGTAATTGGTATTGTAATAGGTTACTTATCTGCAATCAAAATTAAATTTGTTTCTGAAATAATGGATATGTTTACTAACTTAATCTTTATTTTCCCTAGTATTTTACTAGCAATTTTAGTCATGTCATTTTCGGGACAATCTTTTACTGGATTAGTACTGTGTCTAATTTTTACATCTTGGCCTGGCTACGCTCGTATTGCTCGGGGAGAGACAATGCGAGTCCTAAACTTAGGCTACGTTGAAAGTGCTAGAGCAATTGGTGTAAGTGAATTTCGTTTATTTTATAAGTCAATTTTACCAAGTATTGTGCCAGTTATTTCCATTCACTTTGTTCTTGGAATAAGTGGAGTTATAATTAGTGAGGCTAGTTTAGGATTCCTTGGATTGGGGGCGAGTGAATACTCATGGGGAGCAATCCTTGCAATGGCAAAACTAGTTCTTTTAGAAGCACCACATGTTGTTATTGTGACTAGCTTACTAATGACTGGTTTGATTATTTCACTAAATCTCTTCGGTGATGGCCTAAGAGATTATTTAGATCCAAAACTCAAAGGTAAAGGCAAATAG